The nucleotide window GCGTGCTCCTCGCGGACCACCAGGGAGATGACGGTGGTGCCCATGCCGGACAGGCGTGGGTCCTCCTGCGCCGCCGTGTAGATGGCGAGACACGCCTTCTCCACGGCCGTGCGCAGCGCCTCCGGAATCGGTGAGTCCTGGAGGTGAGGCACGGAGAGGAAGGGGTTGTCCTTTCCTTCCCGTGCCCGGCGCAGCTCCTTGTCGATGGTCTCGACGGCGATGCGCGACGCGGTACCACCCCCCGCGTGACCGCCCATGCCGTCCGCCACGACGTAGAGCTGGAGCTCATCGTCGATGAGGAAGCTGTCCTCGTTGTGATTACGCTTCCGCCCGACGTCCGTCAGGCCAGCGGAAACGACTTTCAGGCGGGAGGCCGCGGTCTGCCCTGCGGTGTTGGACACACCAAGGATGCTATGTGAGACCCAAGGATGGGGCAAGGACACGGATGACCTTGCGGTGCGTCAAGCCGTCCGCCTGAGGCGTCCCCGGGGTCCTCCCTCGGGTCCGGACTCCCGGCGGGTCCTGGGCGCCCCCAGGGCACGGTGGGCCGAGCGCACCAGGGCCTCCGCCGCCCCCAGCGCCTCGCGCGTCACCTCCACGCCGGACATCATCCGGGCCAGCTCCCGCGTGCGTTCGCTGCCCGCCGCCAGGACCGTCACCTGGGAGACGGTCCGCTCACCCTTCACCGCCTTGCGGATGAGCAGGTGCGCGTCCGCGTAGGCCGCCACCTGCGGCAGGTGGGTGATGCAGAGCACCTGACGGTGGCCGCTCACCTCCTTGATCATCCGTCCGACGACGTCGGCAATCGCGCCGCTGACGCCCGCGTCCGCCTCGTCCAGCACGTACGAGCCGCACGCGTCGCTGTCCGCCAGGGCCCGCTTCAGGGCCAGCAGCAGTCGGCTCGCCTCGCCGCCCGAGGCCACCTTCGCCAGGGGCCGAGCGGGCTCACCGGGGTTCGCGCTGAAGAAGAACTCCACGTCGTCCAGGCCGTCCGGGCGCAGCACCTCGCCGGGCGTCACGCGCACCTCGAAGGCCGCCTTGCCCATGGCCAGGTGCCCCAGGCCCTCGCGCACCTGCGCGGAGAACTCCACCGCGCTCTTCGCGCGGACCCGCGACAGCGCCAGGGCCGCCTTGCGAGCGCGCTCCTCCACCTTGCGGCGCTCCGAGGCCAGCTCCTCCAGCACCTCCTGGCGGTTCTCCAGCGTGCCCAGCTCGGTCTCGATTTCGCCGCGCTTCTTGAGCACGCCGTCCAGCGTGGCGCCGTGCTTGCGGCACAGCCGCTTCAGGCCATCCAGCCGCTCCTCGACGTCCCGCAGGCGCGAGGGGTCCGACTCCAGGCCCTCCACGTACCGGTTGAGCCGCCGCTGCGCCTCCTCCAGCTCCGACAGCGCCGTGCTCAACGACTGCGCCACGGGCGACAGCGTCGCGTCGCACTTCACCGCGTCGTGCACCAGCCCCAGCGCGCGGCCCACCGTCTCCAGCGCCGAGGACTCGTCGCCGGCCACCAGGAGCTCCGCCTCCGCGCCGTGGCGCTTGAGCTTCTCCGCGCTCGACAGGCGCTTGCGCTCGGCATCCAGCCGCGTGTCCTCGCCCGCCTCCGGGTCCAGGCGCGAGATTTCGTCGAGCTGGAAGCGCAGGAACTCCGCGCGCTCGCGCACCTTCGCCTCGTCCCCGCCCAGGGCCTCCATGCGCGCGTCCACCTCCCGCAGCGCCTGGTACTCCCCGAAGTAGGTCGCCAGCGGCGCCTCCATCTCCCCGTACCTGTCCAGGAGCACCCGGTGCAGGCCGGAGTCGAAGAGGCTCACGTGCTCGTGCTGTCCGGCGAGGTCCACCGCCCCGCGCGTCAGCTTCCCGAGCACGCCCACCGTCACCAGCGCGCCGTTGACGTAGACCTTGCCCCTTCCGGTGCGCCCCAGCACCCGGCGCACCAGCACCTCGTCCCCGAGGTCCGGCAGGCCCAGCTCCTCCAGGCGTGTGCCCAGGACGGGCGTTCGCGCGAAGACGCCCTCCACGGACGCCTCCTCGCAGCCGGCGCGGATGACATCCGCGTCCGCCCGCCCTCCCAGCAGCAAGCCCAATGAATCCACGAGGATGGACTTGCCCGCACCTGTCTCACCCGTGAGGACGGTGAGGCCGGCTCCGAACGCCACCTCCACCTCCTCGATCACCGCCACGTTCGAAATCCGCAGACCCAGCAGCACGCGCGCCCTCCAATGTCCGTACGACGGCTCTGGCACTGAACACCCTAACAGGTCCCCCTGACACTGCACAGGCATTCAGCCCAACCGGACGGATGAAGGGCGGGTGAGGGCGGGGCCCGTTGGGGCCCCAACCCTTTGCTCCGACTCAGGACTCGGTGAAGAGCTCCTGGATGTCCTGCTCGGTGAGCGTGCGGGCCATCTCGTCGCCCTCCCCACCGAGGACGCCGGCGGCGAGGTCCCGCTTGCGACGCTGCAGGGAGAGGATCTTCTCCTCCACCGTGCCGCGGGTGATGAGCTTGTAGCTGATGACCGCGCGCGTCTGGCCGATGCGGTGCGTACGGTCCGTGGCCTGGTCCTCGACGGCGGGGTTCCACCACGGGTCGAAGTGGATGACGTAGTCGGCCGCCGTGAGGTTGAGGCCGGTGCCGCCCGCCTTCAGCGAGATGAAGAACAGGGGCGGTCCGTCCGGGCGGTTGTACTCGTCCACCTTGCCCATGCGGTCCTTGGTGCGACCGTCCAGGTAGAGGTAGCGCAGACCCTTCTTGTCCGCCTCCTGCTTGAGCAGCTCCAGCATCTCCGTGAACTGGCTGAACACCAGGGCGCGGTGGCCTTCCGCCACCAGGTCCTCCACCAGCTCCAGGAAGCGCTCCACCTTCGCGCTCGACGGCAACAGCGTCCCGGGAGGCAGCTTGAGCAGGCGTGGATCACAACACACCTGCCGCAGGCGCATCAGCGCGGCCAGAATCGACACGCGGCTGCGCTTGAAGCCGACCTTCTCGATGCTCTCGCTGACCTTGCGCTTGCTCTCCTCCATCACCTCTCGATAGAGCGCGGCCTGGCCGGGCTCCATCTCGCACCACGCGACGCTCTCCGTCTTCGGCGGCAGGTCCTTGGCCACCTCCGTCTTCAAGCGACGCAAGATGAAGGGCTGGATGCGGCGGCGCAGCCTGTCCCGGGCCGACGCGTCGTTGGCCACCTGGATGGGCTGCTCGTAGCGGTCTCCGAAGCTGTCCGCGCTGCCGAGGAACCCCGGCATCAGGAAGTCGAAGATGCTCCACAGCTCCGACAACCGGTTCTCCAGCGGCGTACCGGTGAGCGCCAGGCGCGTGTCGCTCGGCAGCGACTTGCACGCCTGCGCCGTGGCGCTGTCCGCGTTCTTGATGTTCTGCGCCTCGTCCAGAATCACGAAGCGGAAGCCCACCTGGGACAGCTGGTCCAAATCCCTGCGCACCAGCGCGTAGGACGTGAGCACCAGGTCCATGCCCTTCAGGTCCTCGGCGCGCTCCTTGCGGTCCTGCCCGTGCCACACCATGGCCTTGAGGCCCGGCGTGAAGCGCTCCGCCTCGCGCTCCCAGTTGGCGAGCACGCTGGTGGGCGCCACCACGAGCGACGGCTTGCGGCCCTCCTCGTTGGCCATCTTTTGCAAGAGGCTGAGCGACTGGATGGTCTTTCCCAGACCCATGTCGTCCGCGAGGATGCCGGACAGGCCGTGGCGGCGCAGGAACCAGAGCCAGGACAGGCCCGCCTCCTGGTAGTGCCGCAGCGTCGCGTGCAGCCCGTCGGGCACCGCCACCTTCGGCACGCCCGCCGTCTCGCGCAGCTCCAGCATCGCCTGGCGCGCCTTCGCCTCCACCTCGGTGAACTCACCCAGGTCCGCGAGCAGGTCCAACGCCACCGCCTGGTGCAACGGCAGCCGCGTGCGCGAGCGGCCCGGCATGGCGCCCGCCTCCTCCAGGAGGTCCGCCACGCGCTTCAACTCGACGGCGTCCGCCTCCGCGAAGGTGCCGTCCTTGAGCGGCACGAAGCGCCGCCCCGAGTCCAGCCACATGCGCACCGCGCCCAGGTCCACCGCCTGGTCGTCGGTGACGAACTCCGCGTCCAGGTCGAACCACTGCACGCCGCTCATGCCCACGCGGATGCGCGGCTTGAGCTTGGGGCGCAGCCGCACCTTGGGCGCCTGCACGCCGAAGCGCTCCCACTCCGCCGGCAGCGACGCAAGTCCGCGCGCCCAGAACTCCAGCGCCACGTCCCCCGTCGCGTCGAACGCCTGCGACTGCTGCTCGAAGCGCAGGCCCAAATCCAACAACTGCTTGCCCGCGGCGCGCTCCAGGTCCTCGCGGCGGCGGTACAGCTTGCGGCTGTCCCCGCCCACGCCGCTGGCGTAGCCCAGGTGCGTGGCCGTGGGGGACACCGGCGCCGTGGTCTGCCCGTAGCGCGCGGCCAGCTGCACCTTCACCTTCTCCGGGTTGCCCTCGAGCGTCAGCACGAAGTGCGGTTCGACGGCCTCGTCGACCTCGATGTCGTCCGCCTTCAGCGACATGCGGAAGCGCGGCAGGTGCGCGGCGAAGAAGGTCAGCACGCGGTCCAACTGTCCCGAGGGGAAGGACATGTTGGGCTCGAGCAGCCACTTGCGCAAAAGGCGCGGCGGGAAGTCCGGCTCCACCGGGTGGAGGTTCTGCGCCTGGATGACCCAGGTGCGCCGCCCCGAGAGGATGATGACGTCCTTGAGCGAGAAGCTGCCGCCGTCCGGGAACAGCAGCTCGATGCGCGCCGTGGCGCCGTCCGGCCGGGACTCCAGCCGGATTTGCGGGCGCACGGGCGTCTCCGTGTTGATGAGCGCGGTGCCCCGGTAGATGACCCGGCGCTGGCGCAGGATGTCCATCACCTCGCTCAGGTCCTCGTCGGAGAGCACCAGGCGCGAGTCGTAGCGGTGCTCGTGGCGGGAGAGCGCCATGAAGACGCGCTCGTCGGCCGGGGACAACCGCCCGCCCGTCTGCAGCGTGCGCTTGACGTGGATGGGACCCTTGGTCTGCGCGTCCTGACGACGCACGTCCACCACCCACTGACGGGTGCCGGCGTTCGTGTTCGCCGCCGTCAGCCGGTAGAAGAACTCGTAGTCCGGCTGCGAGGACAGGCCCAGCCAGCTTTCCACCTTGGCGAGCGCCGGCAGATTCGCGGCGTCCACCGGAGGCGAGTCCGGCTCGATGGGGACCTCGTTGTCCACCACCTCGTTGCTGGTGTTGGACGCGGCGGCCTGTGACTCCACGGGCTGGGGAGCCACCGGCTGCGGGCGAGGCGGAGGACGGAAGCGCGCGGCATAGATGAGCGCCGCGGCGACGACGTGCTTGCAGTGGGGGCCATCCGCGTTCCACGACTGACAGGTGCAGGTGGACGTGGCCTTGCCGTCCCCCAGCGCAATCACGACTTCATAGCGCTCGCCGGTGGAACCGGCGACCTGCGCGCGGATGTGGTCCCCTTCGCGCTGGAGCCCGAAGACGCGGCGCGACTCCGCCACCTCCCGGCCCTTCTTGAAGATGGTGGGTTGGACTTCGGCCTTCAGGGCCCTGAGCCACTGGGTGTCCTGAGGAGGGAGGGCGTCTCGGATGTCGGCGGTGGATTGCACGGCTGGCACAGGCCCCAGGCTCCTAGCGCCGGGGAACCCCTGCCACTAGCACAGCAAGGGGGCTCCCGCTCGCGGGAAATGTGGATGAGTCCGCCAGCGGAAGCAGCCACCGGCATCAGGCTATGAGAGCATCAACGTTCGCCATGGCTCGGACCGTCCGCCCCCGTGTCTTCGTGACCCGCCAGCTCCCCGGGGAGGCCCTCGGGCGACTGGGCAGGCTCGTGGACCTCCACGTCT belongs to Myxococcus fulvus and includes:
- a CDS encoding Stp1/IreP family PP2C-type Ser/Thr phosphatase, which gives rise to MSNTAGQTAASRLKVVSAGLTDVGRKRNHNEDSFLIDDELQLYVVADGMGGHAGGGTASRIAVETIDKELRRAREGKDNPFLSVPHLQDSPIPEALRTAVEKACLAIYTAAQEDPRLSGMGTTVISLVVREEHAFFAHVGDSRAYLIRGDLIQQISEDHSLVNEQIKAGMITPEEAKHSRYKNIITRSVGFEEEVQVDVMGLVSEPNDVFLLCSDGLANMLEDKEIHEVVAQAKSFEDIPKRLIDFANERGGDDNITVILVRVAA
- the recN gene encoding DNA repair protein RecN codes for the protein MLLGLRISNVAVIEEVEVAFGAGLTVLTGETGAGKSILVDSLGLLLGGRADADVIRAGCEEASVEGVFARTPVLGTRLEELGLPDLGDEVLVRRVLGRTGRGKVYVNGALVTVGVLGKLTRGAVDLAGQHEHVSLFDSGLHRVLLDRYGEMEAPLATYFGEYQALREVDARMEALGGDEAKVRERAEFLRFQLDEISRLDPEAGEDTRLDAERKRLSSAEKLKRHGAEAELLVAGDESSALETVGRALGLVHDAVKCDATLSPVAQSLSTALSELEEAQRRLNRYVEGLESDPSRLRDVEERLDGLKRLCRKHGATLDGVLKKRGEIETELGTLENRQEVLEELASERRKVEERARKAALALSRVRAKSAVEFSAQVREGLGHLAMGKAAFEVRVTPGEVLRPDGLDDVEFFFSANPGEPARPLAKVASGGEASRLLLALKRALADSDACGSYVLDEADAGVSGAIADVVGRMIKEVSGHRQVLCITHLPQVAAYADAHLLIRKAVKGERTVSQVTVLAAGSERTRELARMMSGVEVTREALGAAEALVRSAHRALGAPRTRRESGPEGGPRGRLRRTA
- a CDS encoding DEAD/DEAH box helicase; protein product: MPAVQSTADIRDALPPQDTQWLRALKAEVQPTIFKKGREVAESRRVFGLQREGDHIRAQVAGSTGERYEVVIALGDGKATSTCTCQSWNADGPHCKHVVAAALIYAARFRPPPRPQPVAPQPVESQAAASNTSNEVVDNEVPIEPDSPPVDAANLPALAKVESWLGLSSQPDYEFFYRLTAANTNAGTRQWVVDVRRQDAQTKGPIHVKRTLQTGGRLSPADERVFMALSRHEHRYDSRLVLSDEDLSEVMDILRQRRVIYRGTALINTETPVRPQIRLESRPDGATARIELLFPDGGSFSLKDVIILSGRRTWVIQAQNLHPVEPDFPPRLLRKWLLEPNMSFPSGQLDRVLTFFAAHLPRFRMSLKADDIEVDEAVEPHFVLTLEGNPEKVKVQLAARYGQTTAPVSPTATHLGYASGVGGDSRKLYRRREDLERAAGKQLLDLGLRFEQQSQAFDATGDVALEFWARGLASLPAEWERFGVQAPKVRLRPKLKPRIRVGMSGVQWFDLDAEFVTDDQAVDLGAVRMWLDSGRRFVPLKDGTFAEADAVELKRVADLLEEAGAMPGRSRTRLPLHQAVALDLLADLGEFTEVEAKARQAMLELRETAGVPKVAVPDGLHATLRHYQEAGLSWLWFLRRHGLSGILADDMGLGKTIQSLSLLQKMANEEGRKPSLVVAPTSVLANWEREAERFTPGLKAMVWHGQDRKERAEDLKGMDLVLTSYALVRRDLDQLSQVGFRFVILDEAQNIKNADSATAQACKSLPSDTRLALTGTPLENRLSELWSIFDFLMPGFLGSADSFGDRYEQPIQVANDASARDRLRRRIQPFILRRLKTEVAKDLPPKTESVAWCEMEPGQAALYREVMEESKRKVSESIEKVGFKRSRVSILAALMRLRQVCCDPRLLKLPPGTLLPSSAKVERFLELVEDLVAEGHRALVFSQFTEMLELLKQEADKKGLRYLYLDGRTKDRMGKVDEYNRPDGPPLFFISLKAGGTGLNLTAADYVIHFDPWWNPAVEDQATDRTHRIGQTRAVISYKLITRGTVEEKILSLQRRKRDLAAGVLGGEGDEMARTLTEQDIQELFTES